One Prodigiosinella aquatilis DNA window includes the following coding sequences:
- the fliD gene encoding flagellar filament capping protein FliD translates to MASTGASAGINNLNISGLDLNSLLSNITTQEQGRLTPLTNKQTAYNSQITSFGILKTSLDKLNTATESLAKINDIATTSVSSSNTAFTATTTANAAAGNYAVAVTQIAQAQSLISTSVASETDKLGTPTTDRTLTIAQPGLNKTTTISLSDSQTSLTEIRDAINKSDSGVTASIVKANDNSFQLMLTAKDTGLKSEITVQSNDTSLDSLLHYETTTPANNKSTQLTAAQNATFTLNGISIERQSNTINDAIDGVTFNLKKQSDLDTTTTPSTYKTENLTISKDTSQLQTAIQAWVDAYNSLQTTIQSQTKYVAVNPGDTTQSTGNGALLGNSTVQGIQRQLQSQLTSIQSQSGTLKILNDLGIKQIATGTDQGKLEVDTTKLQKALNEQPDNVKAFFLGDGKTTGFATQSSKYLTEVLNTNNGLIQTSTDGINTSLKTLSKQIENTTNSINDNIARYKAQFVQLNTLVSQLNGTSSSLTSLLSSSSSSSK, encoded by the coding sequence ATGGCAAGTACAGGTGCGAGTGCGGGCATAAATAACTTAAATATTTCAGGACTAGATTTAAATAGTCTGCTTAGCAACATAACAACTCAGGAGCAAGGTCGCCTTACTCCTTTAACCAATAAGCAAACAGCTTATAACAGCCAAATCACGTCCTTTGGCATTTTAAAAACGTCGCTGGACAAACTGAATACTGCCACTGAATCGCTGGCGAAAATAAACGATATCGCTACAACTTCCGTCAGTAGCTCCAATACCGCGTTCACTGCGACGACCACCGCCAACGCGGCAGCGGGCAACTATGCCGTGGCTGTAACCCAGATCGCACAGGCGCAATCACTGATATCCACCTCAGTAGCCAGCGAGACTGACAAGCTAGGTACGCCGACCACTGACAGAACACTAACGATTGCCCAACCGGGGCTAAATAAAACAACAACGATTTCGTTATCCGACTCACAGACGTCTCTGACCGAGATTCGTGACGCCATCAATAAATCGGATTCTGGCGTAACTGCAAGTATAGTGAAAGCCAACGATAATAGTTTTCAACTGATGTTAACAGCTAAGGACACTGGACTAAAATCTGAAATCACCGTCCAATCTAATGACACTTCTTTAGATAGTCTGCTTCATTATGAAACCACTACGCCAGCTAATAATAAATCCACTCAGCTCACTGCAGCTCAAAACGCTACATTTACATTAAATGGCATATCAATAGAACGCCAGAGCAATACGATCAACGATGCCATTGATGGCGTCACCTTTAATCTGAAAAAACAATCAGATCTTGATACCACCACCACACCTTCTACATATAAAACTGAAAATCTGACGATTTCTAAAGACACATCCCAGTTACAGACGGCTATTCAAGCATGGGTCGATGCTTACAACTCGCTGCAAACCACTATTCAGTCACAAACCAAATACGTTGCTGTTAATCCAGGTGATACTACTCAGAGTACAGGTAATGGGGCATTATTAGGCAACAGTACCGTTCAGGGTATCCAACGTCAATTACAAAGCCAGTTGACTTCGATACAAAGCCAAAGTGGCACACTCAAAATCCTTAATGATTTAGGGATTAAACAGATCGCTACTGGTACCGATCAAGGGAAATTGGAAGTTGATACAACGAAATTACAAAAAGCACTTAATGAACAACCTGATAATGTAAAAGCATTCTTTCTGGGTGATGGAAAAACAACAGGCTTTGCTACACAGAGTAGCAAGTATCTAACAGAAGTGTTAAATACTAACAACGGGCTTATTCAAACTTCTACAGATGGCATCAACACCTCGTTAAAAACGCTGAGTAAGCAGATCGAAAATACGACAAACAGTATTAATGATAATATTGCGCGCTATAAGGCTCAATTCGTTCAGCTCAATACGTTGGTATCACAGTTAAACGGAACCAGTAGTTCTCTGACTTCCTTGCTGAGTTCTTCGAGTTCCAGTAGCAAGTAG
- the fliE gene encoding flagellar hook-basal body complex protein FliE: MSVQGIDGVLQQMQVAITQAADNPVTRPAMGPGFASELKSAIDKISDTQQSAQVEAKNFTMGVPGVALNDVMVDLQKASVSLQMGIQVRNKLVSAYQDVMNMTV; the protein is encoded by the coding sequence ATGTCAGTTCAAGGCATTGATGGTGTATTACAACAAATGCAGGTTGCCATAACACAGGCAGCAGATAATCCGGTCACCAGACCTGCTATGGGACCAGGGTTTGCCAGCGAATTAAAATCAGCCATTGATAAAATCAGTGACACTCAACAGAGTGCCCAGGTTGAGGCCAAAAATTTCACTATGGGTGTCCCTGGGGTTGCACTGAACGATGTCATGGTGGATTTACAGAAGGCATCTGTTTCACTTCAAATGGGTATTCAAGTTAGAAATAAACTGGTTTCTGCTTACCAGGATGTGATGAATATGACCGTGTGA
- a CDS encoding glycosyltransferase, with protein sequence MSKKNKYPYYITSPDYRESSSGIRVLHRLCHLINEQGGEAYMVGCNVVNPDWNAPLLSVDDSQRHQSNGGVFIAIYPEIISGNPIDAPVCVRFMLNKEALLNGNMLEEGEDDLFFYFRKELADNEANVNLLRLDFYDFNLFCDDNKEKDLDLLYLNRVSPDSVDFLTLPEGIRILSISDPLPLKELAQVLKRGRALYTYEASSTCVLATLCGCPVISRVAPGYEKYAITQETMSDIGNVGVAWSNDPAELESVKSNLYKVKEHYERLENIFFQQLNVFFELTQKKAEQYTRTKAVCDLNGWLSTRMVSSGQKLLIQKAFDEHHMMPKFCIAILNIGGDKDDIYSTIDTLAVARQEYPYIECVVLTADHIELYESVTDWVSLLIAEQPHTLLNQVIEQYDFDWLQCVYSGTYFTLNGLLIAGLNLVKNESCYAVYSDILVCDSEDNITAEFFPDFNLDLLLSLPQRMAKDWLFHRQALIDIDGFDLDFIVSFEFDAIIRLIESKDISGIGHLSEPILIEAHRINNSHEENISIIMRHLQNRGYSGSQVIPHSVGGYRLVYGHQQASPLVSIIVIAQGSLSSLQRCVTSLLEKTQYAKYELILVKGQTCNSEIHTWLSAVAEMDSSRIRVLSYPHLSAIPALMNHAIEEVSGEFVLLLDINALLVQVDWLDNLLNQGLRPEVGCVGAKLINLDRTIGSAGVILGLNGISDSPFMGEIFDNAGYMQRLNADQNYCVLSGDCLLVKKSVYTHVGGMDENIQISSLRDIDFGLKVRESGYMSVWTPYAVIAQDNTGRASSSYEALSEYEVDVYRRWLPLIANDPSYNKNLSLKGKGYEPEWNSALTWQPLSWRPVPMIMAWSGEDKRSASSRIIHPLEKMKSEGFLDGIVIQKGLTIPEFYRFNPDVLVVQGCHLAEYHRWLDQIKTLNPIFTVCDIDEHFLSAGLIKKNGHGKSKHLIAQFDFIDRVVTTSETLAELYSKDHRDICILPSFLNSEWKALQQECQPSEKVRIGCVTHDLSPGDIILLATIIRELSEKVEWIFLGKYPERLKPYITEFHRYSGNVDYPKVLASLNLDLAIAPLEDTLFNRCRNNLRLLEFGACGIPVICSDIESYKDNLPVTRVKNRYKDWLSAIQMHLHDRNAMNAKGKELRHHVFSNWMLENDNIKLYLRSWLPKKS encoded by the coding sequence ATGAGCAAAAAAAATAAATATCCATATTATATTACATCACCAGATTACAGAGAGTCTTCTTCTGGCATCCGGGTGCTTCATCGTTTGTGTCATTTAATTAATGAACAGGGCGGAGAAGCATATATGGTGGGATGTAATGTAGTAAACCCTGACTGGAATGCTCCTTTATTGAGCGTAGACGATTCGCAGAGACATCAATCAAATGGCGGGGTTTTTATTGCGATATATCCGGAAATTATTTCAGGCAACCCGATTGATGCGCCTGTATGTGTTAGATTTATGCTTAACAAAGAAGCATTGCTTAATGGAAATATGCTTGAAGAAGGCGAGGATGATTTATTCTTCTATTTCCGTAAAGAGCTTGCTGATAATGAAGCTAACGTAAATCTACTACGATTGGATTTTTATGATTTCAACCTATTTTGTGATGACAATAAAGAAAAAGATCTTGATCTTTTATATTTAAATAGAGTGAGTCCGGATTCTGTCGATTTTTTAACTTTACCTGAAGGTATACGGATATTATCTATTTCCGATCCACTACCATTGAAAGAATTAGCGCAAGTACTTAAAAGAGGCCGGGCATTATATACTTATGAAGCATCGAGTACTTGTGTACTAGCAACATTGTGCGGCTGTCCTGTCATCTCAAGGGTTGCACCTGGTTATGAAAAGTATGCCATTACACAAGAAACAATGTCTGATATTGGTAATGTTGGTGTGGCCTGGAGTAATGACCCGGCAGAACTAGAGTCAGTAAAATCTAATCTCTATAAAGTAAAAGAGCATTATGAAAGATTAGAAAATATATTTTTTCAGCAATTAAATGTGTTTTTTGAACTGACACAGAAAAAAGCCGAACAATATACGCGTACAAAAGCAGTATGTGATTTGAATGGTTGGCTATCTACACGAATGGTGTCATCTGGGCAAAAATTATTAATCCAGAAAGCATTTGACGAGCATCATATGATGCCTAAATTTTGTATTGCTATTCTTAATATTGGTGGCGATAAAGATGATATATATTCAACCATTGATACATTGGCTGTGGCCAGACAAGAATATCCATACATTGAGTGTGTTGTCCTGACCGCTGATCATATTGAATTATATGAATCTGTAACAGATTGGGTAAGCCTTCTCATTGCAGAACAACCACATACACTACTTAATCAGGTTATAGAACAGTATGATTTTGACTGGTTACAGTGCGTATATTCAGGTACATATTTTACTCTAAATGGCTTACTTATCGCCGGTTTAAACCTGGTAAAAAACGAGAGTTGCTATGCGGTTTACAGCGATATCCTGGTGTGTGACTCTGAAGATAATATTACTGCTGAGTTTTTCCCGGATTTTAATCTTGATTTATTACTCAGTTTGCCACAGAGAATGGCTAAAGACTGGTTATTTCATCGTCAGGCATTAATTGATATCGACGGTTTTGATTTGGACTTCATTGTATCGTTTGAGTTCGATGCTATTATTCGATTAATTGAAAGTAAAGATATCTCGGGTATTGGGCATTTATCTGAACCTATATTGATTGAGGCTCATCGAATCAATAACTCCCATGAAGAAAACATTTCTATTATCATGCGCCATTTGCAGAATAGAGGCTATTCGGGGAGCCAGGTCATTCCACATTCCGTAGGTGGATATCGGCTAGTATATGGACATCAGCAAGCGTCGCCACTGGTTTCAATTATTGTCATCGCGCAAGGCTCACTTTCCTCGCTGCAACGTTGTGTGACCAGCCTGCTGGAAAAAACGCAATATGCTAAATACGAATTAATTCTTGTTAAAGGACAGACATGCAATAGTGAAATCCATACCTGGCTAAGTGCGGTGGCAGAAATGGATTCATCACGTATCCGCGTTTTGTCATATCCCCATTTGTCAGCTATTCCGGCATTAATGAATCATGCAATAGAGGAAGTCAGTGGTGAATTCGTACTACTATTGGATATAAATGCGCTATTGGTTCAGGTAGATTGGCTTGATAATCTTTTAAATCAGGGTTTGCGTCCTGAAGTGGGGTGCGTAGGTGCTAAGCTGATTAACCTTGATAGAACAATAGGTTCTGCTGGTGTCATCTTGGGATTGAATGGTATTTCTGACAGCCCATTTATGGGAGAAATATTTGACAACGCCGGTTATATGCAGCGCCTGAACGCTGACCAAAATTATTGTGTGTTGAGTGGGGATTGTTTGCTGGTTAAGAAATCGGTATATACTCATGTCGGAGGAATGGACGAGAATATTCAGATTAGTTCACTTCGTGATATTGATTTTGGACTTAAAGTCAGAGAATCAGGATACATGTCGGTATGGACTCCATATGCTGTTATTGCTCAGGACAATACAGGAAGAGCGTCATCTTCGTATGAAGCATTGAGTGAATATGAAGTTGATGTCTATCGGCGTTGGTTGCCTTTGATAGCAAATGACCCTTCTTATAATAAAAACTTGTCATTAAAAGGGAAAGGGTATGAGCCTGAATGGAATTCAGCACTAACCTGGCAGCCGCTGAGTTGGCGTCCAGTACCGATGATCATGGCTTGGAGCGGTGAAGATAAAAGAAGTGCTAGTTCGCGTATCATACATCCACTGGAAAAGATGAAATCTGAAGGGTTTTTGGATGGAATCGTGATTCAGAAAGGTTTAACCATTCCTGAATTTTATCGTTTTAATCCTGATGTGTTGGTTGTCCAGGGATGCCATCTCGCTGAATATCATCGTTGGTTGGATCAAATCAAAACTTTAAACCCTATTTTTACCGTGTGTGATATCGATGAACATTTCTTATCTGCTGGTTTAATCAAGAAGAACGGACATGGGAAAAGTAAACATTTAATAGCACAATTTGACTTTATTGATCGTGTGGTAACAACGTCAGAGACATTAGCTGAACTTTATAGTAAAGATCACCGTGATATCTGCATTCTGCCTTCTTTTCTGAACAGTGAATGGAAAGCTCTGCAACAGGAGTGTCAACCATCTGAAAAAGTGAGAATAGGGTGTGTTACTCATGATTTAAGTCCTGGTGATATTATTTTATTAGCGACTATTATCCGGGAATTATCGGAAAAAGTAGAATGGATCTTTCTTGGAAAATATCCGGAAAGGCTTAAGCCTTATATTACTGAGTTCCATCGATACTCTGGTAATGTAGATTATCCCAAGGTGCTTGCCAGCCTTAACCTGGATCTTGCTATTGCACCTCTGGAAGACACTTTATTTAACCGATGCAGAAATAATTTACGCTTGCTGGAGTTTGGTGCGTGTGGCATTCCTGTTATTTGTAGCGATATAGAAAGTTATAAAGATAATCTCCCTGTTACAAGAGTTAAAAATCGTTATAAAGATTGGCTATCTGCCATCCAGATGCATTTGCATGATAGAAATGCAATGAATGCTAAAGGTAAAGAATTAAGACATCATGTCTTTAGCAACTGGATGCTTGAAAACGATAATATTAAATTATATCTCCGCTCTTGGTTACCAAAAAAATCATGA
- a CDS encoding glycosyltransferase family 2 protein, whose product MPRALLSINQLSEFHYEQVVILEAIRYLVTNGWLVDVYTHYYGGACQKEIGQWDLKDQILIVDQWSHESYEFDNHYEFLWVQDSIFSVDMLSRLESTGIESNIVFSHLSTSPTTYLNHYLEGQLADSILCVSSAHAQMFIQAGISHDKIESGYWVAEHFCKSEHYRRCEKLSHALIITEQSAQEVYELQKQLMVNGITSDCVTSGAVSAAQFNSADVVISTLEGVAYALCMGIPAYVYGEHGGIGYLSDKNIQLAIKEGFSASESSRKIDIASLINELRSGFEIALNFSVAHQAEFINRWRFSRRFSSLLEKLAPPYLKKISEPVVQELALHNKIRKSVALPPYSLARWQQDRRPSATRAILLRTILESQDSLGKIAVVLVDNKGNAIEIKRSLASLSEQLLSPNQLLIISPLAQPDGFTQGEWITSSVHWAEEINTRLTAFNEGYLFVIHSGDLLEPQALLLLAEHRVCNSHSLVCYVDEDVLNGCEPEKLVLKPDSNIDMLRSFPYIGKSLAFSPQHAVQVGGLNAELQDAVLVDLAWRFVEQVGAQALGHVPEVLLHAEESVVDWLQKGKVLDLSATAVKAHLSRLSIGAQVSEGACQGTLKISYNLPVQPLISIVIPTRDNLSVLRKCVESLMERTLYPHYELLIVDNNSQDAAACQFLNQLDCMKLDNIRILRWPDAFNFSAINNYAVEHARGDVLLFLNNDIEITDSNWLSVLLQHALRPEVGIVGCKLVFSNGSIQHAGFILGLDGAAAIACQGMDGNSDGYLNGLKVTHNVSAVSAACMMMRRDVFTELGGFDTQDFPVYFGDVDLSLKARQLGYLIVWTPEIQLHHQGGQPACDPTCLV is encoded by the coding sequence ATGCCTCGTGCATTATTGAGTATTAATCAACTTTCTGAATTCCACTATGAGCAAGTCGTCATACTGGAGGCCATTCGCTATTTAGTGACTAATGGATGGTTGGTTGATGTTTATACACATTATTATGGTGGTGCATGTCAGAAAGAAATAGGACAGTGGGATTTAAAAGATCAGATCCTCATCGTCGACCAATGGAGTCATGAGAGTTATGAATTTGATAACCATTATGAGTTTCTATGGGTGCAGGATTCGATTTTCAGTGTTGATATGCTGAGTCGATTAGAATCTACTGGCATTGAAAGTAATATTGTCTTTTCCCACTTAAGTACTTCACCGACTACGTATCTTAACCATTATTTGGAAGGCCAATTAGCCGATAGCATACTTTGTGTATCCTCTGCTCATGCACAAATGTTTATTCAGGCGGGTATTTCGCACGATAAAATTGAGTCTGGTTATTGGGTAGCTGAACATTTCTGCAAGTCGGAGCATTATCGTCGTTGTGAAAAACTATCTCACGCGCTCATTATTACAGAGCAGTCTGCGCAGGAAGTCTATGAATTACAGAAACAATTGATGGTTAATGGAATAACCAGTGATTGTGTTACGAGTGGAGCTGTATCAGCCGCGCAATTTAATAGTGCGGATGTTGTTATTTCTACTCTGGAAGGGGTTGCCTATGCGCTATGTATGGGGATTCCCGCTTATGTTTATGGTGAGCATGGTGGCATTGGCTACCTTAGTGACAAAAATATTCAGTTGGCCATCAAAGAAGGTTTTTCAGCTAGTGAATCATCACGCAAGATTGATATTGCTTCACTGATTAATGAATTGCGCAGCGGGTTTGAGATTGCTCTAAATTTCTCGGTTGCACATCAAGCTGAATTCATTAACCGCTGGAGATTCTCTCGGCGTTTTAGTTCATTACTGGAAAAACTGGCTCCTCCTTATCTCAAGAAAATTTCCGAACCAGTAGTCCAGGAATTAGCGCTTCACAATAAAATACGTAAAAGTGTCGCTCTGCCACCATATTCACTGGCTCGCTGGCAACAAGATCGGCGACCATCTGCTACCCGAGCCATATTGTTACGTACTATTCTTGAGTCGCAGGACAGTTTGGGGAAAATAGCGGTAGTGCTGGTTGATAATAAGGGAAACGCTATAGAAATCAAACGGTCTTTAGCGAGTCTTAGCGAACAATTATTATCACCTAATCAGTTATTGATCATTTCACCATTGGCACAGCCTGATGGTTTTACTCAGGGTGAATGGATTACGAGTTCGGTCCACTGGGCGGAGGAGATCAACACTCGTTTGACAGCCTTTAATGAGGGCTACCTATTTGTTATCCATTCTGGCGATCTCCTTGAACCACAAGCGTTGTTACTATTGGCGGAGCATCGAGTATGTAATAGCCATTCATTAGTTTGCTATGTCGACGAAGATGTCCTTAATGGCTGTGAGCCAGAAAAATTAGTGCTGAAACCGGATAGTAATATCGACATGCTGCGTAGTTTTCCCTATATCGGCAAATCGTTAGCTTTTTCTCCTCAACATGCTGTTCAGGTTGGTGGGTTGAATGCTGAATTACAGGATGCAGTGCTGGTTGATTTAGCTTGGCGATTTGTTGAGCAAGTGGGGGCTCAGGCACTGGGACATGTTCCTGAGGTGCTATTACATGCTGAAGAGTCAGTGGTTGATTGGTTGCAAAAAGGTAAGGTACTAGACCTCTCCGCAACGGCGGTAAAGGCTCACTTATCGCGATTGAGTATCGGCGCACAGGTTAGTGAAGGTGCATGTCAGGGAACGCTAAAAATAAGTTATAATCTCCCTGTTCAGCCACTCATATCAATTGTGATCCCAACTCGCGACAATCTGTCGGTACTCCGTAAATGTGTTGAGAGTCTGATGGAACGGACACTATACCCACATTATGAACTGTTAATTGTAGATAATAATTCACAGGATGCAGCGGCCTGTCAGTTCCTTAACCAACTGGATTGTATGAAGTTGGACAATATTCGGATACTACGCTGGCCGGATGCTTTTAACTTTTCAGCCATTAATAACTATGCTGTAGAACATGCTCGCGGTGACGTTCTACTGTTTTTAAATAACGATATTGAAATCACAGATAGCAACTGGTTATCTGTGTTGTTGCAACATGCATTGCGTCCTGAAGTGGGCATTGTGGGTTGTAAGCTGGTATTTTCCAATGGCAGTATTCAACATGCCGGGTTCATTTTAGGGCTGGATGGCGCTGCGGCTATTGCTTGTCAAGGGATGGATGGTAATAGTGATGGATATCTGAACGGTTTGAAAGTTACACATAATGTCAGCGCGGTGAGTGCGGCATGTATGATGATGCGTCGGGACGTTTTTACTGAGCTGGGCGGGTTTGATACACAGGATTTTCCTGTTTATTTTGGCGATGTCGATCTGTCACTTAAAGCCCGCCAGCTTGGCTATCTTATTGTCTGGACTCCTGAAATTCAGTTGCATCATCAAGGGGGGCAACCCGCTTGCGATCCGACTTGTTTGGTATAG
- the fliT gene encoding flagella biosynthesis regulatory protein FliT — protein sequence MDNLHQFLNNYRQLLSLSKEILALAINGHWDELVKQEIIYIQSVETLTKAPLPANIDSVTQLHFREILQEIVDNEATVKHLLQKRMDELGELMGKSLNQKNINDAYGKFSQHRTLPGDPQS from the coding sequence ATGGACAATCTCCATCAGTTTCTCAACAATTACCGGCAGCTTTTATCTCTCAGCAAAGAGATTTTAGCTTTAGCTATTAATGGCCACTGGGATGAACTAGTTAAACAGGAAATTATTTATATCCAATCAGTGGAAACACTAACAAAGGCGCCGCTGCCTGCAAATATTGATAGCGTTACGCAGTTGCATTTCCGGGAAATTTTGCAGGAAATTGTAGATAACGAAGCCACCGTTAAGCATTTGCTCCAGAAACGGATGGATGAGTTGGGTGAACTGATGGGTAAATCACTAAATCAAAAAAATATTAATGATGCATATGGTAAATTTTCTCAACATCGAACACTACCTGGCGATCCACAATCATGA
- the fliS gene encoding flagellar export chaperone FliS, producing MYNRNGSQVYERVGLESSVMSASPHQLIVLLFDGAHSALVRARILMQKGDIQGKGNALSKAINIIINGLKAGLDTEGNDELVDNLSELYDYMSRRLLHANQHNDEQAIIEVEILLENIADAWRRIGPNYQPEQEVR from the coding sequence ATGTATAACAGAAATGGTAGTCAAGTCTATGAGAGAGTAGGCTTAGAAAGTAGTGTAATGAGCGCAAGCCCCCATCAACTGATCGTACTGTTGTTTGACGGCGCGCACAGCGCACTTGTCCGTGCTCGAATCCTGATGCAGAAAGGTGATATTCAGGGCAAAGGTAATGCTTTATCAAAAGCTATTAACATTATTATTAATGGTTTAAAAGCAGGGCTGGATACAGAAGGTAATGATGAACTGGTAGATAACCTTTCTGAGCTCTATGACTACATGTCCCGTAGATTATTACACGCTAACCAACACAACGATGAACAGGCAATAATTGAAGTCGAAATCTTACTGGAAAATATTGCTGATGCATGGCGCAGAATTGGTCCAAATTATCAACCTGAGCAGGAAGTGCGTTAA
- a CDS encoding FliC/FljB family flagellin codes for MAQVINTNSLSLLTQNNLNKSQSSLSTAIARLSSGLRITSAKDDATGEAIANRFTANIKGLTVAARNANDGISIAQTTEGALDEINNNLQRVRELTVQAQNGSNSASDLSSMQDEIQARMDEIDRVSAQTQFNGVNVLSKDTTMSIQVGANDNQTIDIGLKEVTSKTLGLDGFNVTGPNGGTATGALATADYQKAYGSTTNVTGTTAAESTPGDLATKLGVASGSVTVATGATQDSKGNWFVKVDITATSATEENNLKANGFDIASGTTGSFYIAVDPQSADTSTTTGTAAFKLDTANMSLKKLTSGATSSPLAAIDKAISSVDVQRSSLGAIQNRFTSAISNLNNTVNNLTEARSRIQDADYATEVSNMSRAQILQQAGTSVLKQANQVPQTVLSLLQ; via the coding sequence ATGGCACAAGTCATTAATACAAACAGCCTGTCGCTGTTGACCCAAAACAATCTGAACAAATCTCAGTCATCTTTGAGCACTGCTATTGCTCGTTTGTCTTCGGGCCTGCGTATTACTAGCGCTAAAGATGATGCAACCGGTGAAGCTATTGCTAACCGTTTCACTGCTAACATCAAAGGGTTGACTGTCGCTGCACGTAATGCCAACGACGGTATTTCCATCGCACAAACCACTGAAGGTGCCCTGGACGAAATCAACAACAACTTACAACGTGTGCGTGAACTGACAGTTCAGGCACAGAACGGATCCAACTCTGCTAGTGACCTTTCTTCTATGCAGGATGAAATCCAAGCCCGTATGGATGAAATTGACCGTGTATCGGCTCAAACTCAATTTAACGGTGTAAACGTACTGAGCAAAGATACCACCATGTCTATTCAGGTGGGTGCTAATGATAACCAAACTATTGATATCGGACTGAAAGAAGTAACGTCCAAAACTCTGGGCCTGGATGGTTTCAATGTAACTGGTCCAAACGGCGGCACTGCAACGGGTGCCTTGGCTACGGCAGATTACCAGAAAGCTTATGGTTCAACTACCAATGTAACGGGTACTACTGCCGCTGAATCAACCCCTGGTGATTTGGCAACAAAACTGGGTGTCGCTTCTGGTAGTGTTACTGTTGCTACGGGTGCCACTCAGGATAGTAAAGGCAACTGGTTTGTTAAAGTTGACATCACTGCTACCAGCGCTACTGAAGAAAACAACCTGAAAGCAAACGGTTTTGATATCGCTTCTGGTACTACTGGTTCCTTCTACATTGCAGTAGATCCGCAGAGTGCCGATACCAGCACGACTACTGGTACCGCAGCATTTAAGCTGGATACAGCGAACATGAGTCTGAAGAAGCTGACTTCTGGTGCAACGAGTAGCCCGTTGGCTGCAATTGATAAAGCAATATCATCGGTTGACGTACAGCGTAGTTCGTTGGGTGCGATTCAGAATCGGTTCACCTCTGCTATCAGTAACCTGAACAATACTGTTAACAACCTGACGGAAGCTAGAAGTCGTATTCAGGATGCTGATTATGCAACTGAAGTTTCTAATATGAGCCGTGCCCAGATCCTGCAACAGGCGGGTACTTCTGTTCTGAAACAGGCTAACCAGGTTCCACAGACCGTTCTGTCTCTGCTGCAGTAA